A single genomic interval of Parasegetibacter sp. NRK P23 harbors:
- the argB gene encoding acetylglutamate kinase, translating to MEQLFVIKIGGNVIDDEANLNRFLTQFACINAPRILVHGGGKIATRLGEQLGIESKYINGRRITDDATINLVTMVYGGLVNKKMVASLQALGCNAIGLTGVDANLIPAVKRPVKETDFGWVGDIPAEKINAAPAKAMLEHGWIPVVAPLTHDGQGHILNTNADTIASILATGLSAFYDVRLIYCFEKKGVLENVEDDNSVVPLINQDIYARLKAENKLFAGILPKIDNAFAAIHSGVKEVLIGHADDLKANTGNETSGTLIR from the coding sequence ATGGAACAATTGTTTGTAATAAAGATCGGCGGAAACGTAATTGATGATGAAGCAAACCTGAACCGCTTTTTAACGCAGTTCGCCTGTATCAATGCGCCCAGGATCCTCGTGCATGGCGGTGGTAAAATCGCTACACGTCTGGGGGAGCAATTAGGCATTGAATCGAAATACATCAATGGCAGAAGGATCACCGATGATGCTACCATCAACCTGGTGACCATGGTATATGGCGGACTGGTGAACAAAAAGATGGTGGCCAGCCTGCAGGCGTTGGGCTGCAACGCAATCGGGTTAACCGGCGTGGATGCCAACCTCATCCCGGCGGTGAAACGCCCGGTGAAAGAAACGGATTTCGGCTGGGTTGGTGATATCCCTGCAGAAAAAATAAACGCCGCTCCAGCAAAAGCGATGTTGGAGCATGGGTGGATACCCGTGGTGGCCCCACTCACACATGACGGACAGGGACATATTCTGAATACCAATGCTGATACCATCGCTTCCATTCTTGCAACAGGGCTTTCGGCATTTTACGATGTCCGGCTGATTTATTGTTTCGAGAAGAAAGGCGTACTGGAGAATGTGGAAGATGACAACTCGGTAGTTCCGCTTATTAACCAGGATATCTACGCCAGGTTGAAAGCGGAAAACAAACTTTTCGCGGGCATTCTTCCTAAAATAGACAATGCTTTCGCGGCCATACATTCTGGTGTGAAAGAAGTGCTGATTGGTCATGCGGATGATTTAAAAGCCAACACAGGGAATGAGACTTCCGGCACATTGATCCGATAA
- a CDS encoding M20 family metallo-hydrolase translates to MTSDNFTNIESLTTSAISLLKELIATPSFSREEDQTAGILCRFLGERGVHHSRSGNNVWALNKYFDPGKPTILLNSHHDTVKPNPKYTRDPFLPEVEDGKLFGLGSNDAGGCLVSLLAVFLFFYDRKELSHNIIFAASAEEEVSGVNGIEAVIPQLPPISFAIVGEPTLMNLAVAEKGLLVLDAVAHGKAGHAAREEGDNAIYKALKDITWFSTFRFPKESPTLGPVKMSVTVIETENKAHNVVPALCKFTVDIRVTDAYSHEEVLEIVKNNVQSEVTPRSMRMRSTRIELDHPLVKAGMALGKTVYGSPTCSDKALMPFPALKCGPGDSARSHTADEFVFVTEIETGIKEYIAMLEETVK, encoded by the coding sequence ATGACATCCGACAACTTTACCAATATTGAATCGCTCACCACATCGGCCATCAGCTTATTAAAAGAGCTGATAGCTACTCCTTCATTTTCCAGGGAAGAAGACCAGACCGCAGGCATTTTATGCCGGTTCCTTGGAGAAAGAGGCGTGCACCATAGCCGCAGCGGCAACAATGTATGGGCGTTGAATAAATATTTCGATCCGGGAAAGCCGACGATATTGCTGAATTCCCACCACGATACCGTGAAGCCTAACCCTAAATATACCCGCGATCCATTTCTACCCGAAGTGGAAGATGGAAAGCTGTTCGGACTAGGGAGCAATGATGCGGGCGGATGCCTGGTTTCTTTGCTGGCGGTATTCCTTTTTTTCTACGACAGAAAAGAACTTTCTCACAACATCATCTTTGCGGCTTCTGCTGAAGAAGAGGTTTCGGGCGTAAATGGTATTGAGGCGGTGATCCCGCAGCTCCCGCCCATCAGTTTCGCGATTGTAGGGGAACCTACACTCATGAACCTGGCCGTGGCCGAAAAAGGATTACTGGTGCTGGATGCTGTGGCACATGGTAAAGCAGGACATGCAGCCAGAGAGGAAGGCGATAACGCTATTTACAAAGCGTTGAAGGACATAACGTGGTTCAGTACTTTCCGGTTCCCAAAGGAATCGCCCACCCTGGGCCCGGTTAAAATGAGTGTTACCGTTATTGAAACGGAGAACAAAGCGCACAATGTAGTGCCCGCGCTCTGCAAGTTTACCGTGGACATCCGTGTTACCGATGCCTATTCACATGAAGAGGTATTGGAGATTGTAAAAAATAATGTACAATCCGAAGTAACGCCACGCTCCATGCGGATGCGTTCCACGAGAATAGAGTTGGATCACCCGTTGGTGAAGGCTGGAATGGCATTGGGCAAAACCGTTTATGGTTCCCCCACCTGCTCGGATAAGGCGCTGATGCCTTTCCCGGCCTTGAAATGTGGCCCCGGGGACAGCGCGAGGAGCCATACCGCCGACGAGTTTGTTTTTGTGACGGAAATTGAAACCGGTATTAAGGAGTATATTGCGATGCTCGAAGAAACGGTGAAGTAA
- the argH gene encoding argininosuccinate lyase produces the protein MKLWQKNTTALASVEQFTVGKDREFDELLAPFDVLGSMAHVTMLQEVGLLTEEEKTLLVNELRAIYLEIESGKFSIGADVEDVHSQVELLLTERLGDVGKKIHSARSRNDQVLVDVKLYLRFRLENLVKKAQELFELLLTQSENFKNDLLPGYTHLQLAMPSSFGLWFGAYAESMVDDIITLRAAYEVANKNPLGSAAGYGSSFPINRKKTTQLLGFSDLNYNVVYAQMGRGKAERITAQALCNLADTLAKLSMDQCLFLNQNFGFVSFPAELTTGSSIMPHKKNPDVFELVRSHCNRIKALPNEIMLMTTNLPSGYHRDLQLLKEHLFPAFDTLEDCLDMVHLMLSNIEVNKDILEDSKYKYLFSVEEVNKAVLNGMPFRDAYKKIGLDIEQGSYTYATGVEHTHEGSIGNLCNEEIRRMMLNELEKFGFEEVNAALNQLAGKAG, from the coding sequence ATGAAACTCTGGCAAAAAAATACAACCGCACTCGCTTCTGTAGAGCAATTTACCGTGGGCAAGGACCGCGAATTCGATGAACTCCTCGCTCCGTTTGATGTGCTGGGCTCCATGGCGCACGTGACCATGTTGCAGGAAGTGGGTTTGCTTACGGAGGAAGAAAAGACATTGCTCGTCAATGAACTTCGGGCCATTTACCTGGAAATCGAATCTGGAAAATTCTCGATCGGAGCGGATGTGGAAGATGTGCATTCACAGGTGGAACTCCTGCTCACCGAGCGTCTAGGCGATGTTGGAAAGAAAATCCACAGTGCACGAAGCCGCAACGACCAGGTGCTGGTGGATGTGAAATTATACCTCCGCTTCCGGCTGGAAAATCTGGTGAAAAAAGCACAGGAACTGTTTGAACTGCTGCTCACCCAAAGCGAAAACTTCAAAAACGACCTGCTGCCCGGTTATACGCACCTGCAACTGGCCATGCCTTCCTCTTTCGGGCTGTGGTTTGGCGCGTATGCTGAAAGCATGGTAGACGATATCATTACATTGCGCGCCGCTTATGAAGTGGCGAATAAAAACCCGTTAGGTTCTGCGGCAGGATACGGTTCTTCTTTTCCCATCAACAGGAAAAAGACCACACAACTGCTCGGATTCTCCGATCTGAATTACAACGTGGTGTATGCACAAATGGGCAGGGGAAAGGCGGAACGAATTACGGCGCAGGCTTTGTGTAACCTGGCGGATACACTGGCGAAACTATCTATGGACCAGTGCCTGTTCCTGAACCAGAACTTTGGTTTCGTAAGTTTTCCTGCCGAACTCACCACCGGTTCCAGCATCATGCCGCATAAAAAGAACCCGGACGTTTTCGAATTGGTGCGTTCGCATTGCAACCGCATCAAAGCGTTGCCCAACGAGATCATGCTGATGACCACCAATCTTCCCTCCGGTTATCACCGCGATCTGCAATTGCTGAAGGAGCACCTGTTCCCCGCTTTTGATACGTTGGAAGATTGCCTGGACATGGTGCACCTGATGCTCTCCAATATCGAGGTGAATAAAGATATACTGGAAGATTCCAAATACAAGTACCTCTTCAGCGTGGAAGAAGTGAACAAAGCCGTGCTGAACGGCATGCCGTTCCGCGATGCCTATAAAAAAATTGGCCTGGATATTGAGCAGGGAAGCTACACTTACGCCACCGGTGTGGAACATACCCACGAAGGTTCTATCGGAAATCTTTGTAATGAAGAGATCCGGCGCATGATGTTGAATGAATTGGAAAAGTTCGGGTTCGAAGAAGTGAATGCCGCATTAAATCAATTGGCCGGAAAAGCGGGCTGA
- a CDS encoding 1-deoxy-D-xylulose-5-phosphate reductoisomerase: MNGENNRKRIAIFGSTGSIGTQALEVIASNPDLFSAEVLTAQNNDELLVEQALKFQPNIVVIGDESKYQKVKLALNTTDVKVFAGEKALEEVAALDCYDLMLAAIVGFAGLRPTLQAIDNGKAIALANKETLVVAGDIVMQRAVEKRVPIIPVDSEHSAIFQCLVGETRNRIEKIILTASGGPFLGKKPNFLVNVKRDHALQHPNWSMGAKISIDSATLMNKGLEMIEARWLFNLLPDQVQVVVHPQSIIHSMVQFEDGSIKAQMGLPDMKLPIQYAMAFPQRIPNDFPRYDFRKPNTLTFEEPDLKTFRNLALSIDALRKGGNLPCVMNAANELAVFAFLRNRIGFLDMTDLIERTMDKIPFIENPTLEDYYESDAEARQYAASLIHL, from the coding sequence ATGAATGGAGAAAATAACAGGAAAAGGATCGCCATATTCGGATCAACCGGTTCCATTGGAACGCAGGCCCTAGAAGTGATCGCTTCCAATCCCGATCTTTTTTCAGCCGAGGTGCTCACGGCACAGAACAACGATGAATTACTGGTGGAACAGGCTTTAAAGTTCCAGCCAAATATAGTGGTGATAGGGGATGAGTCGAAATACCAGAAGGTAAAACTAGCCCTCAACACCACGGATGTAAAGGTATTCGCGGGTGAAAAGGCGCTGGAAGAAGTGGCCGCATTGGATTGCTACGACCTGATGCTGGCCGCGATTGTCGGATTTGCCGGTCTGCGTCCCACCTTACAAGCCATTGACAACGGGAAAGCCATCGCCCTCGCCAACAAGGAAACACTGGTGGTGGCGGGCGATATCGTGATGCAGCGCGCCGTAGAAAAACGGGTGCCCATTATTCCCGTGGATTCTGAACACTCCGCTATTTTCCAGTGCCTGGTGGGCGAAACCCGCAACCGCATCGAAAAGATTATTCTCACGGCATCCGGCGGCCCGTTCCTCGGCAAAAAGCCTAATTTCCTGGTGAACGTTAAGCGCGACCACGCCTTACAACACCCCAACTGGAGCATGGGCGCCAAAATATCCATCGACTCGGCCACCCTCATGAACAAAGGGCTGGAAATGATCGAGGCACGCTGGCTGTTCAACCTCCTGCCCGATCAGGTGCAGGTAGTGGTGCACCCGCAAAGCATCATCCACTCCATGGTACAGTTCGAAGACGGCAGCATCAAGGCGCAGATGGGACTTCCCGACATGAAACTGCCCATTCAGTATGCCATGGCCTTCCCGCAAAGAATTCCAAACGATTTTCCCAGATACGATTTCAGGAAACCGAATACCCTCACTTTCGAGGAACCGGACCTGAAAACATTCAGGAACCTGGCCCTTTCCATCGACGCGCTCCGCAAAGGCGGTAACCTTCCCTGCGTGATGAACGCCGCCAACGAACTGGCCGTTTTCGCCTTTCTCCGCAACAGGATCGGCTTCCTCGATATGACCGATCTCATCGAAAGAACCATGGACAAAATACCGTTCATCGAAAACCCCACCCTGGAAGATTACTACGAAAGTGATGCCGAAGCCCGTCAATACGCGGCTTCCCTGATCCACCTGTAA